The proteins below come from a single Scatophagus argus isolate fScaArg1 chromosome 15, fScaArg1.pri, whole genome shotgun sequence genomic window:
- the LOC124071959 gene encoding synaptojanin-2-binding protein — MNGSLHSSSGVVNIKLKRGPAGLGFNIVGGADQQYVVNDSGIYVSKIKEDGAAGLDGRLQEGDKILAINGIKLEGRTHKSAVDLFRTAGDDVELRVLKKVPHHMNGPTGSPPDRESSVSSLGIMAVVAGAAAIFTFIYVRHLRKQF, encoded by the exons ATGAACGGCTCTCTGCACTCCTCATCCGGCGTGGTGAACATAAAACTGAAGCGAGGACCGGCAG gcttGGGATTCAATATAGTCGGGGGCGCGGACCAGCAGTATGTTGTAAATGACAGCGGCATATACGTGTCCAAAATAAAAGAGGATGGAGCTGCAGGGTTGGATGGAAGACTCCAAGAGGGGGATAAAATCCTGGCG ATCAATGGAATCAAGCTTGAGGGCCGAACACACAAAAGCGCAGTGGATCTGTTCCGAACAGCAGGGGATGACGTGGAGCTCCGTGTTCTGAAAAAG GTGCCCCATCACATGAACGGACCCACGGGCTCGCCACCCGATCGCGAATCTTCCGTGTCTTCTCTGGGAATAATGGCTGTTGTAGCGGGAGCTGCGGCCATCTTTACATTCATTTACGTGCGGCACCTTAGGAAGCAGTTTTAA
- the lgals3a gene encoding galectin-3 — protein MSDFSLADALGDDSSSQAKKVGNTNPSAPASNPPPLTNPGWPGSAPGAPTQPSAPVDFAGGSSGPGAPGQFPFHSGPGAPGQYPGPPSAPGGFPPGPGIPGQYPPAPGAPGQFPSSPGAPGQFPGQYPPEGAPGQLPGGPVPYPTGPFPSGPGAPTGPYPNVPFPGSQQGGGNGMYGPGGPGAFPPPAGPGSFPAFPAGGFPPIPPGSWGPPSGGFPPAPGPFGPGPGPMGPYGGPAAPGGMLMMPHDLPLHAGIMPRLLITVVGEPVPGANRFQVDFMKGPDVIFHFNPRFNEQTIVRNSNLGGCWGPEEREGGFPFVQGRRFELKILVEEDMFKVAVDGTHLLEYEHRVGGLEEVTLVRIDGDVILYSAAPSMI, from the exons ATGTCGGATTTCTCG CTGGCAGATGCCTTAGGAGATGACAGTTCAAGCCAGGCAAAGAAAGTAGGGAACACCAACCCATCTGCCCCTGCCAGCAACCCCCCACCTCTTACAAACCCAGGATGGCCTGGTTCAGCCCCAGGAGCTCCCACACAGCCCTCTGCACCAGTTGACTTTGCCGGTGGATCATCTGGCCCAGGGGCTCCAGGCCAGTTCCCGTTTCACTCTGGTCCCGGGGCACCAGGGCAATACCCAGGACCTCCTTCAGCACCCGGTGGGTTCCCCCCTGGTCCTGGGATACCAGGACAATATCCACCTGCACCAGGAGCTCCAGGGCAGTTCCCCTCCAGTCCTGGAGCACCTGGTCAGTTCCCTGGGCAGTACCCACCTGAAGGAGCTCCAGGACAGCTACCTGGAGGCCCTGTTCCTTACCCAACTGGACCGTTTCCTTCTGGTCCCGGAGCACCCACTGGTCCTTATCCAAATGTGCCTTTCCCTGGAAGTCAGCAAGGAGGAGGCAACGGGATGTACGGACCCGGTGGTCCAGGTGCATTCCCCCCTCCAGCTGGCCCTGGCTCTTTCCCTGCATTCCCTGCTGGAGGCTTTCCTCCAATACCCCCTGGGTCATGGGGACCACCAAGTGGAGGCTTCCCTCCTGCCCCTGGACCCTTTGGTCCTGGTCCTGGGCCTATGGGTCCATATGGAGGACCTGCTGCTCCAGGAGGCATGCTG ATGATGCCACATGATCTCCCTCTTCATGCTGGAATTATGCCACGACTTTTAATCACAGTAGTTGGGGAGCCTGTTCCAGGTGCAAACAG GTTCCAAGTCGACTTCATGAAAGGCCCGGATGTCATCTTTCACTTCAATCCTCGATTTAACGAGCAAACAATTGTCAGAAATTCCAACCTCGGTGGATGTTGGGGGCCcgaggagagagaaggaggattCCCTTTTGTTCAAGGACGCCGCTTTGAg CTGAAGATCCTTGTGGAGGAGGACATGTTCAAAGTGGCGGTGGACGGCACCCACCTGCTGGAGTACGAGCACAGAGTCGGCGGGCTGGAGGAAGTGACCCTGGTGCGAATAGACGGAGACGTCATCCTCTACAGCGCAGCCCCGAGCATGATCTGA